A region of the Haematobia irritans isolate KBUSLIRL chromosome 5, ASM5000362v1, whole genome shotgun sequence genome:
taaaatatgGACATTAGGGAAGGGACTAAAAGTTACAAGAttcgtatcctaaatttaatgaaacaaactTAGAAGCAAAtactataaactttattttaattaaaatttcaatcggttaataattgcgaccggaatcctgcgaacaccaaatacatggacggacggacaccaaggtctAGATAAACTCACGAAGTGATTCTGAATAGATCTGTGtatattttatggagtctaaaattaatatttcgggTATTTAGCAGTTCAAAGTCATTACATTTGTCACATttcttttctaaaggaaatgtcGTCAAcacttctttgctataggaaattttgtcaaaatttaatttctataggaaattttatcaaaatttttcgctatacgaaattttgtcaaaatcatttttgacgaaaattttgtgaaaattttgtttctctaggaaacaataacaaaaaaacaaatagataattttgccaacatttctttaatataggtcattttgtcaaattttctttcatatatgatattttgtgacaaaatttctttgctataggatattttataaaaattcatatctataagaaattttgtcaacatttctcagCTACTAACTGATATGAGCTTTGCAAGgagaaagtctattactttgtaaaatataatatctcgctgaagatgatcaccgaagATGTATCGATATATCCgaaatagcaatatttcaataatgaaacaacgaaaaacaattacaacagcatttttcatttatcatgacctcaagccaaacgaaaaatcccaataattataaaattccacaggtaaaataagaaaactaaacacaaaaattctttgccataagaaattttgtcaaaatctcttcgctataggaaattttgttaaaatttaaattctatacgaaattttgctaaaatttcatttctatagaaaattttgtcagaatttctgtgctatggaaaattttgtcaatttttttttctataaaaaattttgtcaaaattttatttctattgaaaattttgtcaaaattttatttctatggaatatgttgacaaaattgtatttctatataaaattttgtcgaagttttatttttatagaaaattttctcaaatgtgtatttctatagagaattttgtcacacttttatttctatagaaaattttgtcaaaattgtatttcaatagaaaatattgctaaaattttatttttatagaaaagttttctgtataaataaaatttttggcaatttttttttttgttaaaattttatttctataaaaaattagtaaaatttaatttctataggaaattctgtcaatctttcatttctgtaggaaattttgtaaaggttctttgctataagaaattttgtcaaaatgtttgtgctTAGGacattatctaaaatttcgtcataattcctttgctataggaaattttgtcaaaattttcttttctataggaaattttgtcaaaatttcatttctacacagaaaaaaaaaaacattccgtAGCTAGACTATTActgaatttaacttatttttattgaaaaaaatatatttgtttgaaggtaaattttattatttttattgaaattttccacagcttaatgaaatcttactttttttaattatgcctcaaatattttatgaactaaatgtgggtataaagttcaatgacgctGTACATAAGTTCGTTATGAACTATagcaaacgaaaattttcgtacggttcccaaaatagtaagaatgaactactgtatggctaAAATGGTAGTAATTTGGCGcccatgattttcttctttacttcttattaatttttataccctccaccataggatggggatatattaactttgtcattccatttgtaacacatcgaaatattgctctaagaccccataaaatatatatattctgggtcgtggtgaaattctgagtcgctctgagaatgtccgtccgtccgtccgtctgttgaaatcacgctaacttccgaacgaaacaagctatcgactcgaaacttggcagaagtagttgttattgatgtaaatcggatggtattgcaaatgggccaacgggcccccaaatttggcttgccgatcctctaagagaagcaaatttcgttcacatcggtccataattatatatagccctcatataaaccgatccccagatttggcttgcggagcctctaagagaagcaaatttcatccgatccagctgaaatttggtacatgatattggtatatggtctctaacgaccatgcaaaaattggtccacatcggtccataattatatatagcccccatataaaccgatccccagatttggcttacggagcttcaaagagaagcaaattccatccgatcttgctgaaatttggtacatggtgtcagcatatgatctctaacaaatgtgcaaaaattggtccacatcggtccataattatatatagcccccatataaaccgatcccccgatttagcttgcggagcctctaagagaagcaaatttcatccgatcccgctgaaatttggtacatggtgttagtatagggtctctaacaactgtgcaaaaattggtccacataggtcaataatttgagccaccgtggtgcaatggttagcatgcccgccttgcatacacaatgtcgtgggttcgactcctgcttcgaccgaacaccagaaagtttttcagcggtggattatcccacctcagtaatgctggtgacatatctaagggtttcaaagcttctctaagtggtttcactgcaatgtggaacgccgttcggactcggctataaaaaggaggtcccttgtcattgagcttaacatggaatcaggcagcactcaatgataagagagaagttcaccaatgtggtatcacaatggactgaatagtctaagtgagcccgatacatcgggctgcctcctaacctaacctaacctaacttaacctaggtcaataattatatgtagcccccatataaaccgatcccccgatttggcttgcggagtctctaggagaagcaaatttaatccgatccggctgcaatttggtacatggtgttaatatatggcctcaaacaccaatgcaaaaattggtccacatcggtgcataattatatatagcccccatataaaccgatcctcagatttggcctccagagccccttggaagagcaaaattcatccgattctgttgaaattttgtacgtgatgttagtatatggtatccaacaacaatgcaggaattggttcatatcagtccacaattatatatagcctccatataaaacgatccccagatttgaacaccggtgccttttggagaagcacaattcatccgatctggtttaaatttggtacgtggtggtactatatgatatttaacagccatgccaaaaatggtccatatcagtccataatcgtatatagcccccatataaaccgatcctgagatttggttttggagtcacttggaggagcaaatttcatccgagtcagttgaaatttggtacattgtgctagtatatggctgttaacaaccatgcctaactgggtccatatcggtcaatagttatgtatagccctcagataaatcgatccgcaatcacacaaaaattggtccatatcataattgtatatagccccatataagcgacccccatatttcaattctggctctctacgtaccgtgcaaaagtccatatcgtaccttttttgtctaatatataccacgtatggactaactaacaatttagaaaacgatgttaagaagttttaagataccacaacccaattaattcgattgtggatgactgtctttcgtagaagtttctacgcaatccatggtggagggtacataagattcggcctggccgaacttacgaccgtatatacttgtttcttctatgagagcatGTAATTTGGTCTACAGCAGTTAAAAAGTAAATCACGGCATTACATTTGCCTggctttaacaacgctttgcggAAGTCtcgaaatgtggagtaaaatttagttcgtttttgttacgaggtagttcattcttcctataaaacagtttactttttttggtgtatggGACATGCTGTCCTAATTTTTTTGCTGTAGCAAACATTTGTCAAATGCTTTTGCTATAGATGACCACACTCGATCATCTCAAGGCATTGCTCTTCCTAGAACTGACCAAAATATCGCAGAACTACTTTCGGcaaggtagccaattcgaacacgtctagctgattctaaaattttattatatttgcgGCATTTTTTGCATCGGAACCAAGTATAAGTTACAAAAATAACGGCGTCGCCAGCCTCTGGAATATTTacctgttttttctttttggcaCAATGTGTCACAATGAACTACCTTAGCACTATTAGTCATTGTTGTaaacagtttttattttttttttttttttttcaaaatacagtaaattttatctgaaaacttttgaaatttgtttatattctaatgtcaattttcaaaattacattattaaattattttggaaTTATTCAATCGTAAAAACGTCCCACAACTATGAATGGTGATCATCGTCGTCGTCTGGACAAGGCAATCGAAGACCTTATCAATGAGGTATACAGGACGCATTTAAGAAAAATGCAATCAGATATGCATGTGTGTGCGGCCCATTGTTGCGATGATTACCGCAGTCAACCCAGTATGGATAATGTCCAAGTTTGCATAGAAGAGTGTTCTGGACCTCTGCTAAGAGCCCAAGATTATATGCAACATGAATTGGGACAATTTCAAGGACGTTTGCTAAATTGCTTAGTGGTGGGTTGGGAGatgagaattttaattttacttacgaatttattatttttttactccaGTCTTGTAATGATGATGTTCGTGGAGCAATACCAAATAGTACTCAAATAACGGATATTCCCAAATATTctaaacaatttgaaaattgtGTGGGACAATGTGTGGATAAACATATTGATTTAATACCAAATATGATGCGGGTTATGAAAGCCGTATTGGCCAAAGGACCAAATCTGATAGATCAAGTCTGAAGGATGGTGGCGTAAAGACATGTTTTAGTTTGAATGTATAATTGGTTCGGGAACAATTGGATCAGCTATTACGAAGAGGCTCTAATTTAAATGGTCAAAAATCTGTATTTATAAATTTCAGGGGCCAAACGAAAATTTACTCTTGACTGACGCATTTCATTCATTTCCATTTCATAGTTTAGattcaatatattaaaattgaattaaaatcaaATCTCATGTAAATCCTCTAACCTGAAAACTCCATGAACTCCATCGCATCATAATACACAACAAAACCTAACCTGAGTTTCGATGAGTTTTTGAAAGTTTGCCTTCAAGATGAACATCCGCAATATATGTATATCATGTTATCCCAGCTGGTGTTGTTCTTTCTCAATCACTCGCTGTTTTTAGagcattttacaacttttcatattttattatacattCTTTGCCATCTTTGTTGGCTTTTCTCTATATAATTTTTGGTGGATAAACTAGTAAGAAGTGAACTCATGGTACATGCATTGGTTTGCTGTGGTTGAGAtggtattttttgtttcatcatcatcattgccaTGAAGATTCACTTCATCATCATATGCCAGTGCTGTGATTTTGGCCATAGACATTGTAGCTGCTTGTTCTTATGCCGATATAACGATTTGCAAAATTGCAGAAAATATACAAGCAGAAAAAGTACTAGAGGTAGCAAATTAgttttctctataaattttctatagcaataacattttgacaaaatattttaatagaaataaaattttgataaaatttcttacagaagtaagacaaaattttctatagaaataatttttgactaactttctatattaataaaatttttaaatttttctatagaaataacattttaacaaaattttctatagatatatatagaaataaaatatcgacaaaaatttctatagaaataaaattttgacataattttctatagaaataaaattttggcaaaattttctattgataaaaaattttgacaaaatttctatagaaataaaattttgacattttttaataaaaaagattagacaaaattttctatagaaatacaatttagacaaaattttctatacaaataaatttttgacaaatttttctatagaaataaaattttgacaaaattttctatagaaataaaatcttgacaaaattttctatagaaataaaattttgacaaaattttctataaaaataaaattttgacaaaaatttctatagaaacaaacttgtgacaaaattttcaataaaaataaaattttgacaaaattttctatagaaataaaattttgacaaaattttctatagaaataaaattatgacaaaaatttctatagaaacaaaattgtgacaaaattttcaataaaaataaaattttgactaatgcccatgttcccaaatccacttccaggtgaatgtgaatcagttcaacgattttcgtgtcctacaatccattttcaccggaattttcgcgaaatcaattcacttgcaaaagtcttggtgaaagttgaattatgtccaaaaTGGGTATATTTCCGGTTTAAAAAAGTACTCGCGTAGTAAATTTGAAATGCTTTATGTTTAATAcgtgagttttattaaaactgcgtcatttttaattaaaagtataaTAAAtgtctattgattccacttattttgatttccgccttagtgaatttttgggtgatttgtgcaacccacctatatataaagttcaaaaaagaacgtggaattaggaacaccaaattttcacgttcgtggatttgacgtgaatagtgaaagttgaattgaagtggatatcggaacatgggtgtaaattttctaaaaaaaataaaattttgactaaattttctatagaaataaaattttgacaaaattttctacaaaaataaaattttgacaaaattttctatagaaataaaattgaaatgttttttttttttaatgtatcacaatggactacctTAGCACTAACAGTCATTGTTGTAAAcagtattttgttttttcaaaatacagtaaacaaaacaaaattttctatagaaataaaatttttacaaaattttctttagaaaaaaatttttgacaaaattttctatagaaataaaattttggcaacattttttaacaaaaaaagattagacaaaattttccatagaaataaaattaagataaaattttctatagaaaaaaaatgttacaaattttctatagaaataaaattttgacaaaattttctattgatataaaatgttgacaaaattttctatagaaataaaatttagacaaaattttctatacaaataaatttttgacaaaattttctatagaaataaaattttgacaaaattttcaatagaaataaaattttgacaaaaatttctatagaaaaaaattttgacaaaattttctatagaataaaatttgacaaaattttctacaaaaataaaatttagataaaattttctataaaaataacatttagataaaattttctatacaaataaatttttgacaaaattttctatacaaataaaattttgacaaaaatttctatagaaacaaaattgtgacaaaattttcaataaaaataaaattttgtcaaaattttctatagaaaaaacaattggccaaattttctatagaaataaaattttgataaaattttatatagaaataaaattttgacaaaattttatataaaaataaaatttagacaaaattttctgtacaaataaatttttgacaaaattttctgtacaaataaatttttggcaaaattttctacagaaataaaattttgacaaaattttctatagaaatacaattttgacaaaattttgtatagaaataaaattttgacaaaattttctatagaaataaaattttgacaaaattttctattgatataaaatgttgacaaaattttctatagaaataaaatgttgacaaaatgttctatagaaataaaatgttgacaaaattttcaatagaaataaaattttgacaaaaatttctatagaaacaaaattgtgacaaaattttcaataaaaataaaattttgacaaaattttctatagaaaaaaaattgaccaaattttctatagaaataaaattttgataaaattttatatagaaataaaattttgacaaaattttctattgatataaaatgttgacaaaattttctatagaaataaaatgttgacaaaatgttctatagaaataaaatttagacaaaattttctatagaaataaaattttgacaaaattttcaatagaaataaaattttgacaaaaatttctatagaaacaaaattgtgacaaaattttcaataaaaataaaattttgacaaaattttctatagaaaaaaaattgaccaaattttctatagaaataaaattttgataaaattttatatagaaataaaattttgacaaaattttatataaaaataaaatttagacaaaattttctgtgcaaataaacttttgacaaaattttctgtacaaataaatttttggcaaaattttctacagaaataaaattttgacaaaattttctatagaaatacaattttgacaaaattttcgatagaaataaaatttttccatttgttttgttttgttattgttggttttgtgctttaagcattgttgttgttttttattgcagcttaaaaccaaatttgacgaatttgacaaacattcttttcctctgttggttaagctacacttgtagtttagtcaatgtatggttttaagctgcaataaaaaacaacaaaataaaattttgacaaaattttctatagaaataaaattttgacaaattttttaatagaaatacaatttttaaagaaataaagtttcaaaattttctatagaaataaaatttcgactacatttcctatatatatatataaaattttgaaaattatgacaaagttttctatagaaataaaattatgacaaaatttttcgatagaaattaaatttaaacaaaattttcaatagaaaaaaaaatgtcaaaattttatataaaaataaacttttatataaaaataaacaaagttttgtataaaaattaaatcttgacaaaattttctgtataaatatacaaataaaattttctatagaaattaaattttgagaaaattttctatagaaataaaattttgacaaaattttgtattgaaataaatttataacaaaattttctatagaaatataattttgtcaaaatttgttaatagaaataaaattttgacaaagtttcttacaaaagtaaaattaaaaaaaaatatataaaaaataaaatttttactattttttctatataaatgacaaagttttccatagaaatagaattttgacaaaattttctatagaaatacaattttgacaaattttttgtatggaaataaaattttgacaaaattttctatagaaataaaattttctatagaaataaaattttctatagaaataaaattttctatagaaatacaattttgacaaaattttctatagaaattaattattgatacaactttctatagaaataaaattttgacaactcctACATTTCTCTAAGTGTTCTGTATGAAAAGCAGTAGTAATTCAATCCAGAAGTGGTTGAACATCCTAGTTCGAGTGTAGAACTTAGTCATTTTTGGCCGTTTACACGATGTTCTTTTgtgattttgacaaatgttaaaCATGTCTACTTGTATTGAAATCACTTTTTGcttttggttattttttttttaaagcgacTGCAAGAGTAGCTGCCGTACTAGAAATGAAATAATTCTCAGGCTATGATAAATGTTTAAATACTTAACAAACATGTTGATCATTTCCGTGAACATCAGCTACAAAagagtacaaaaaaaaagaaacaaacggACATCAGCTATTCCAATGGCCAGTAAGCTAGACTAAGGCCACTCTTGATCATCCTTTGCTTAAGCCTTGATCTTTTTCCGGTATTTTTTTGGGAGGCGGGCtgtaatttgcaaaaaaaaaaaaagaaatataatgaAATAGAATTTCTAGAAGTTGTTTTTCTGTTTAGCTTTGCTTGCTCTACTCCTTTTTGTTGATAATAGGAGAGGTCAGCAATTAACTGAAGAATGACTTTggacatttttatggaaatttattaccATGTTATTCATAAATGTCCGTTGAGATAGGAGTTTAGTGGCTTTTGTGAATATCGTCTGGGATTTATTATTAGCATTTATTTGCtttagttttcgttttttttttttggttggcaACAGCGACCTCCCATTTCATTTCGATAACTGTCAATTGGCCCAAAATAACCAATCCCGCTGTCATATTTATGATGTCGTTGGTTTCATGCAGCAACCAGCACAATGTCTTCCTTCCACCAATCTGCTATGACAAAGTGATGAACCCTACCTTTTTTGGGGGTTTAttcaaatacacacacacacacacacacacagaaaccCATATCAGAGGTCACATTTCAGAAATTGTTTCTTAGTTTCCCGGTATGTCATTGACATTTACcgcaaacatttttacaatttggctCAAACAAAAACAGTATACAGTTATGAATTGAATGTCAATGGGCGGAATAGAAAGGCCTCGTCCCAAATTCTGtaaggaaaaatttatatgaaattaaaatttaaacaaattaaaatttaaacaaatatatacggccgtcaggtcggccaggccgaatattattttccctccaccatggattgcgtagaaacttctactaaaggctgtaatccacaatcgaattgcttgggttgcggtaacacttgccgctgGCAAGGTGTCTTAATACTTCTACATCATCTTCTACATCgaaagttagtccatatagAGATCATGTTAGacgaaaaaggcagattaaatacgtatataagccTCTTTAGTTCTTTATCGATTTATaagaggagtctataaataatttttatatgaaccaatttgtacgCGGTAAATAGATAGCCAGAAGtggaatttggggatcggtttacatggggt
Encoded here:
- the LOC142239109 gene encoding protein FAM136A-like; this translates as MNGDHRRRLDKAIEDLINEVYRTHLRKMQSDMHVCAAHCCDDYRSQPSMDNVQVCIEECSGPLLRAQDYMQHELGQFQGRLLNCLVSCNDDVRGAIPNSTQITDIPKYSKQFENCVGQCVDKHIDLIPNMMRVMKAVLAKGPNLIDQV